The nucleotide sequence AAAGATATGTACATCGGCAAAATAGCAATGAGGTCTATAATGCCATACATACTAAAAATATATTTATAAGGCTTTTTATTGGTAATAATACGCAAGATATATTCAAGTGAGAAGAAAACGGTTATCACCCACTCCATAAACACTAACAAACCGTGCAAATGGTAGTCAACACCCTTTACGGTTTCAAGCATTACCATTATCACACTGATAGTAATGAGCGACAACAACACAAGGTCAAATAGTTTACCTAAGCGTGTATTCGTCCCATAGATAATAATATAAGCCTTTTGCTTGAATATATTATATTCTGATTTAAGTGCTGCTTTGTCCATAAATCAATATTTACTAAGCCATTCACGGAATGAATAAAAGTTTTGTGGTGATACACCGTGCCCTATCGGAAATTCTTCATAAGTGCATTTAGCCCCTATCGATTTTAAAAACTCAGGCGTTTTCCTGTCCCATTCCACAGGTATTACTTGGTCACTGGTGCCGTGCGATACGTAAAAGTGCGTAGCCGAATGGTTCTCTTTCTTATATCCGTCTTTCAAGATATCCTCATTTAAGTAACCACTCAGTGCTATTACTCTGCGTATTTTCTTAGGATAAGATATCGCAATAGCCATACTCAATATACTCCCCTGACTGAATCCTAAAAGGTTTATGTTTCTAGTATCCAAATCATATACCTTACAAGCCTCATCAATACATCTCATTATTAATTCACGCGATTCAATAGCCTGCTCATTATCGCTCCAATAGGCTTGGTCTTCATCAAAGTTAATCATATACCACGCATAACCAAATGAGGTTAAATTATAAGGCGCACGCAATGATATAATCGTGTATTCTTTGGGTAATTCATCGGCAAAGGAGAAAAGGTCTTCCTCATTGCTCCCATAACCGTGCAACATAAATATTACAGGCGAACGTTTAGTCCTTACCTGTGGTTCGCGAATTACGTATTCTAAAGGTAGTTTTTTATGTGTTTCCATTGTTTTTTTCTTTGTTTTAAAGTAACAGTTTGTAAATAATAAAATCAAGCTCCCTATAACAAAGGTAAGACATTTCTTAAACTCCATCGTTCAATATTGCTTGTCTGTGGGCAATAATCCCCAATACTTTTCCTTTCATCGTGGCACCTATAAAAGCACTATTCTTCGAAGCCGATAATATCATCTCTTTGGTAAAAACAGTCTCTCCTTCGGGAGTAAAGATAGTAACGTCAGCTTCTGTATTTTCAGCTATGGGCGTAGTAGGTATCCCGAAACGTTTGCGCGCCGAGGTAAGCAGTGTTACCGCTCTTTCAACAGTTGTATACTGACTCAGCACACCCCACACATTCTCCAGCCCAATAGTTCCAAACGAGGCAAGGTCAAACTCTTTAAATTTGAGTTCTATGTCCAACGGATTATGGTCAGACGTAACAAAGTCTATCGCTCCTCTTTGTAAGGCGTCTCTTAGTTCCTTTACATTTTCAGTATCGCGCAAAGGGGGCAACACCTTGTAATTGGTATCAAACCCTTCTAAAACCTCGTCAGTAAACTGAATATTATGGATAGCTACGCTACAAGTCACGTCCAATCCTTTGTTTTTTGCCTCCTCAATAAGCGCTACCGATTTTGCTGTGGATATAGTAGGAATATGTAACTTCCCCCCTGCGTATTCTAATATAGCCAAATCACGCGCTACACACAGTTCTTCAGCCAAAGCAGGAATGCCTTTTAGTCCTAATCGTGTGCTTTCTATATGCTCATTCACCACACCTTTACCCATAATTTTAGCATCGTTAGGAAAAGAAATAACAATACCACCGAAAGGCTGTGTATATTGCAAGGCTATTTTCAGCAGGTTGCTGTTGTGCATAGGCTTCTTATAATCGCCAAAAGCCACAGCCCCTCCATTTTGCATATCGTAAAGCTCGGCAAGAAATTCCCCCTTGCTTTCTACCGTTAGTGCCCCAATAGGGTGAGCGGTAGTAGCAAAATGCTTCGTTTTTTCTTTGATATACATTACAGCTTGCTTGTTGTCGGCTACCGGGTGAGTAAGCGGATTGACGAGCACGTGTGTAAAACCACTTCTCTGTGCCGTAAGCATTCCATTCTCTAAGGTCTCCCGCTCTTCAAAGCCTGGTTCGCCAAAGCAAACACTGCTATCCGTCCAACCTTGTGATATATAAGTATTTTCTAGCACCTTATCTACCCCTTCGGCAGCAATATGATTGGATATCTGCTTAATAACCCCATCTGAAATTAAAATATCTTTTACAGCACCGTGATAGGCACTCTCTTCATCAATAATCTTTGCCGACTTGAGTAATATATCCATAGAATTACGCTTTTAATTTCTCTGCAAAGGTACAACTAAAAAAACAATTAAAAACTATTTTTACAAATTATTTTTTTCAGATAACAAAATTTAGTACATTTGTCGCCTAATAAAAAAAGACAACAAGTACAAAAAGTTATTTTTATAAGTGAAGCCCTATAAGATGTAGAAAATTTTTCTACAAAATGCCCTTTACACAGTGATACCACAGGTATAGCTATCGTCCAAGATTCGTCCAAGATTCGTATAAGGTTTGTCCAAGATAGGTATACAGAATATTTTTCTAACCTTAAAAATCTGTTATTTCAACATTCACCTAATTTTAGAAAATACCCAAAAACTATGGAAAGCATATTTAAACATTGCCCAAATTGTACTTCTACAAACATCGAATTTCCTAATAACGTGCGCTTTTTGTGCCACGATTGCGGTTTTACCTATTTCCACAATATTGCCGCCGCGGTAGCAGTAGTGTTCAAGCATAAAGATAAAATACTATTTACAGTCCGTAATATGAACCCCGACAAAGGAAAACTTGACCTCCCAGGCGGTTTTATCGACCCCAACGAAACGGCTCAAGAAGCAGCTTGTCGCGAAGTAAAGGAAGAAATGGGACTCATCATCAAACCTGAGCAACTGCGCTTCATCACCACCTACCCCAATAATTATCTGTACAAAAATGTACCCTACCGCACTATGGATATCTTTTTCGAATGCGAGCTCAAAGCCGAAGAGGTACATATTGTAGCCCCCGATGAAATTAAAGAGCTCCGGTGGATTGCTCTTAAAGATATTCGAGAAGAAGAAATTGGTTTTATATCAGTGCGTACAGTCATAAAACAACTTCAAAGCTAATTATTGATATACAGTTTATTA is from Capnocytophaga ochracea DSM 7271 and encodes:
- a CDS encoding alpha/beta hydrolase, whose product is MEFKKCLTFVIGSLILLFTNCYFKTKKKTMETHKKLPLEYVIREPQVRTKRSPVIFMLHGYGSNEEDLFSFADELPKEYTIISLRAPYNLTSFGYAWYMINFDEDQAYWSDNEQAIESRELIMRCIDEACKVYDLDTRNINLLGFSQGSILSMAIAISYPKKIRRVIALSGYLNEDILKDGYKKENHSATHFYVSHGTSDQVIPVEWDRKTPEFLKSIGAKCTYEEFPIGHGVSPQNFYSFREWLSKY
- a CDS encoding dihydroorotase, producing MDILLKSAKIIDEESAYHGAVKDILISDGVIKQISNHIAAEGVDKVLENTYISQGWTDSSVCFGEPGFEERETLENGMLTAQRSGFTHVLVNPLTHPVADNKQAVMYIKEKTKHFATTAHPIGALTVESKGEFLAELYDMQNGGAVAFGDYKKPMHNSNLLKIALQYTQPFGGIVISFPNDAKIMGKGVVNEHIESTRLGLKGIPALAEELCVARDLAILEYAGGKLHIPTISTAKSVALIEEAKNKGLDVTCSVAIHNIQFTDEVLEGFDTNYKVLPPLRDTENVKELRDALQRGAIDFVTSDHNPLDIELKFKEFDLASFGTIGLENVWGVLSQYTTVERAVTLLTSARKRFGIPTTPIAENTEADVTIFTPEGETVFTKEMILSASKNSAFIGATMKGKVLGIIAHRQAILNDGV
- a CDS encoding NUDIX hydrolase, with product MESIFKHCPNCTSTNIEFPNNVRFLCHDCGFTYFHNIAAAVAVVFKHKDKILFTVRNMNPDKGKLDLPGGFIDPNETAQEAACREVKEEMGLIIKPEQLRFITTYPNNYLYKNVPYRTMDIFFECELKAEEVHIVAPDEIKELRWIALKDIREEEIGFISVRTVIKQLQS